The Candidatus Methanosuratincola sp. genome window below encodes:
- a CDS encoding winged helix-turn-helix domain-containing protein, which produces MVCLVVPDEKLAAVCSALIDDKSREVLLSLKKGPLTMDRMSEALLISKKDASDRLEKLVNAKLVRRIPGKGESSDLYALEFSIEVGDGKESVLAEELYQVMAESFYSFLDRNSEKVSDLCDELGASLGRAVEQIFLSAIAKIINDLQSEMLEEDKRLSVHLGGGSPT; this is translated from the coding sequence ATGGTGTGCCTAGTGGTTCCTGACGAAAAACTTGCTGCGGTCTGCAGCGCCCTGATTGACGATAAGTCTCGGGAAGTACTCCTGTCCCTTAAGAAGGGTCCGCTGACGATGGATCGGATGTCGGAGGCGCTCTTGATAAGCAAGAAGGACGCATCAGACCGGCTGGAAAAGTTAGTTAACGCAAAACTGGTCAGACGGATCCCAGGGAAAGGGGAGAGCTCTGACCTATACGCGCTAGAGTTCTCGATCGAGGTCGGGGACGGGAAGGAATCCGTGCTGGCAGAAGAACTGTACCAAGTCATGGCAGAGTCCTTCTACTCTTTCTTGGACAGGAACTCCGAGAAGGTATCGGACCTCTGCGACGAACTCGGAGCCTCGCTCGGTAGGGCAGTTGAGCAGATCTTCCTGAGCGCAATCGCGAAGATCATTAATGACCTGCAGAGCGAGATGCTTGAGGAGGACAAGCGGCTGAGCGTTCATCTGGGCGGCGGGTCGCCTACCTGA
- a CDS encoding HD domain-containing protein → MVRLGFEKLARAAAVLRNMPRTGWIQRGVPRDEAETVAEHTFMVTAILGYISASCSALHLDRERMLLMGIIHDLGEAVSGDIPRVLTERLGKELKEGIETEIIKGIFDGTDGGRLAELFQEYSERETAEAKIVKIADLLATLLQAEAYMRMGFPVGDIIESCKKEAQDMIDEMHEEGLSILLKEILLSKGR, encoded by the coding sequence GTGGTTAGATTGGGTTTCGAGAAGCTTGCTAGGGCGGCTGCAGTGCTCAGGAATATGCCAAGGACAGGCTGGATCCAAAGGGGGGTACCGAGGGATGAAGCCGAAACGGTTGCGGAGCACACATTCATGGTCACAGCGATACTAGGCTATATATCAGCCAGCTGCAGCGCACTGCATCTGGATCGTGAGAGAATGCTCCTCATGGGAATCATACACGACTTGGGGGAGGCGGTCTCAGGGGACATTCCCAGGGTGCTGACTGAGAGGCTGGGGAAGGAGCTCAAGGAAGGGATCGAAACCGAAATAATCAAGGGGATCTTCGATGGTACTGACGGCGGCAGGCTAGCAGAGCTCTTCCAGGAGTATTCGGAGAGGGAGACTGCAGAAGCAAAGATAGTCAAGATCGCAGATCTTTTAGCCACGCTCCTGCAGGCGGAGGCATATATGAGGATGGGATTCCCTGTCGGCGATATAATTGAATCCTGCAAAAAAGAAGCGCAGGATATGATAGATGAGATGCACGAGGAAGGACTAAGCATCCTCTTAAAGGAGATCCTTCTATCGAAAGGTAGATAA
- a CDS encoding ferredoxin: protein MTKVPRVDRNLCIGCGNCTIVCPDVFGLDQEGKSHVINEAGRCDLEYAASSCPVGAISLV from the coding sequence TTGACAAAGGTACCGCGGGTTGACAGGAATCTGTGCATCGGCTGCGGCAACTGTACGATCGTCTGTCCTGATGTTTTTGGGCTTGATCAGGAGGGCAAGTCACACGTGATCAACGAGGCAGGGAGATGCGATCTTGAGTATGCGGCATCTTCGTGTCCGGTCGGCGCGATCTCGCTAGTATGA
- a CDS encoding hydroxymethylglutaryl-CoA reductase, degradative, whose amino-acid sequence MKDSGTFSGFYRKSIDERIEILRRSAGLGEEDIQRLKEGLSVERANIMVENVIGVFQLPLGVATNFRVNGKDYLVPMATEEASVIAAASHAAKLSLPEGFKASSTSPVVRGQIQIIGLCDLASSAQRIISAKAELIEEANGFAGSLPKIGGGVVDLKVKVFEEPRRMLVAEFYVDCRDAMGANVVNTVVEGIAPKLEDLTGGRALLRILSNLTTERMSRSSVVFRRESLGEEVIEGILAAYDFACADPYRAATHNKGIMNGITAVAIATGNDSRAVEAGAHAYAAISGRYLPLSKWYRDEEGNLVGELELPLALGIVGGATKVHPVAQTALKIIGAESANELAEVACSVGLGQNFAALRALVSEGIQKGHMRLHSRNVAIMAGAVGEEIERVASAMVAEGNVRVSRAKEMLEEMRERSSY is encoded by the coding sequence TTGAAAGATAGCGGTACTTTCAGCGGCTTCTATAGGAAGAGTATTGACGAGAGGATCGAGATACTGAGGAGGAGCGCGGGGCTCGGGGAGGAGGACATCCAGAGGCTTAAGGAAGGGCTGTCAGTCGAACGCGCGAACATCATGGTCGAGAACGTGATAGGGGTCTTCCAGCTCCCGCTTGGGGTTGCCACAAACTTTAGGGTGAACGGCAAGGACTATCTTGTGCCAATGGCAACCGAGGAGGCATCAGTAATAGCGGCCGCCAGCCATGCAGCCAAACTCTCCCTCCCTGAGGGTTTCAAGGCGAGCAGTACAAGTCCAGTGGTCCGGGGGCAGATCCAAATCATCGGACTCTGCGATCTGGCTTCATCCGCCCAGAGAATAATTTCGGCCAAGGCTGAGCTGATAGAGGAGGCGAACGGATTTGCGGGATCATTGCCGAAGATCGGGGGCGGAGTGGTCGACCTGAAGGTCAAGGTGTTCGAAGAGCCCAGGAGAATGCTCGTCGCCGAGTTTTATGTAGACTGCAGGGATGCGATGGGGGCAAACGTGGTCAACACCGTTGTGGAAGGTATCGCTCCGAAGTTGGAGGATCTCACAGGGGGCAGAGCCCTTCTCAGGATACTTTCAAACCTTACTACTGAAAGGATGTCGCGATCCAGCGTTGTATTCAGGCGGGAGTCCTTAGGGGAAGAGGTCATCGAAGGAATATTAGCGGCGTATGACTTTGCCTGCGCCGATCCGTACCGTGCGGCGACGCACAACAAGGGGATAATGAACGGAATTACAGCGGTTGCGATAGCAACAGGAAATGACTCGAGGGCAGTCGAAGCCGGGGCCCATGCCTACGCTGCGATATCCGGCAGGTATCTGCCGTTATCAAAGTGGTATAGGGACGAGGAAGGGAACCTCGTGGGGGAGCTTGAGCTTCCGCTGGCGCTAGGCATCGTCGGCGGTGCGACAAAGGTCCACCCTGTGGCTCAGACCGCACTGAAGATAATTGGAGCGGAGAGCGCGAATGAGCTCGCAGAGGTGGCGTGTTCGGTCGGGCTCGGACAAAATTTTGCAGCCTTGAGGGCACTTGTGAGCGAGGGCATCCAGAAGGGGCACATGCGGCTCCATTCCAGGAATGTCGCGATCATGGCAGGTGCGGTTGGGGAGGAGATCGAAAGGGTGGCCAGCGCTATGGTCGCCGAGGGCAACGTCAGGGTCTCGAGAGCGAAGGAAATGCTGGAGGAAATGAGGGAAAGGAGCTCATACTAG
- a CDS encoding glycosyltransferase family 4 protein, giving the protein MRILYASQSFLPSTGGVSYYLMWLGRKLKEANHDVVFVNMKPPKGKSKEEIMGFKVYRVPPEGEFDHDILRGYSKFKEIILKVFHNREAPVDMLYNKHLYGYNEYLKVNESFQRAISEAADLEQPDVVHVHDFQLLPCLNLLGVNNWPLVFTWHIPFTEEVHPAWRGAMVEFMKNTSSAIFSTKGYASAAIKSGLPFNKVSVIPPFIDVEQPKTKFREKFGIRNDEKLIICVARMDRFKGQGTLLDAAAMLDLDYRLVFIGNGSFSKDVLKVKDKESYGKELKEKAKNDVYADRVIFAGAVDRDTLMAAYSECDLVVLPSVHEGFGLAITEGMAFGKPVIGTAVGGIPSQIWPGVNGYLVNPNDPRSLADAIRHILKNGELAEEMGRNSKAIFERYFSSKRGAEDHIGLYSRLLKFRC; this is encoded by the coding sequence ATGAGGATCCTGTATGCAAGTCAGTCCTTCCTGCCCAGCACCGGCGGGGTTTCATATTATCTGATGTGGCTTGGAAGGAAGCTGAAGGAAGCCAACCATGATGTTGTATTCGTGAATATGAAACCGCCGAAGGGAAAAAGTAAGGAAGAGATAATGGGATTCAAAGTGTATAGGGTACCCCCAGAGGGGGAGTTCGACCATGATATCCTGCGGGGCTATTCGAAATTCAAGGAGATCATACTCAAGGTCTTCCACAACAGGGAAGCTCCAGTTGACATGCTCTACAACAAGCACCTCTACGGTTACAACGAGTATCTGAAGGTCAACGAATCCTTCCAAAGGGCGATCTCAGAAGCCGCGGATCTCGAGCAGCCAGACGTGGTCCATGTGCACGACTTCCAACTGCTACCTTGCCTGAACCTTCTTGGCGTAAACAACTGGCCTCTCGTCTTTACCTGGCACATCCCGTTCACGGAGGAGGTGCACCCCGCCTGGAGGGGGGCAATGGTAGAGTTTATGAAAAACACCTCAAGCGCCATATTTTCGACAAAGGGGTATGCGAGCGCAGCGATAAAGTCCGGGCTTCCGTTCAACAAGGTCAGCGTCATCCCGCCGTTCATAGATGTCGAACAGCCAAAAACCAAGTTCAGGGAGAAGTTCGGCATAAGGAACGACGAAAAGCTTATCATCTGCGTGGCGAGGATGGACAGATTTAAGGGACAGGGCACACTCCTCGACGCGGCAGCTATGCTGGATCTCGATTACAGGCTAGTTTTTATCGGAAATGGATCATTCAGCAAGGATGTACTCAAGGTCAAGGACAAGGAAAGCTACGGCAAGGAGCTCAAGGAGAAGGCAAAAAACGATGTTTACGCGGACAGGGTGATCTTTGCGGGAGCAGTCGACAGGGACACGCTTATGGCTGCCTACAGTGAATGCGACCTCGTTGTATTGCCCTCCGTCCACGAAGGCTTTGGTCTGGCGATCACAGAGGGGATGGCGTTCGGAAAGCCTGTTATCGGGACAGCGGTCGGTGGAATACCGTCCCAAATATGGCCAGGAGTTAATGGCTACCTCGTCAATCCCAACGACCCAAGATCACTCGCAGACGCAATCCGGCACATCCTTAAGAACGGCGAACTGGCTGAAGAGATGGGAAGGAATAGCAAGGCCATCTTTGAAAGATACTTCTCCTCAAAGAGGGGAGCAGAAGATCATATAGGACTTTATAGCAGGCTTCTCAAATTCAGGTGTTGA
- a CDS encoding DNA-directed RNA polymerase subunit P, with protein MATYLCEKCGKTIESNELMGLPGIRCPVCGHRILYKSRSPIIREIKAR; from the coding sequence ATGGCGACCTACCTCTGCGAGAAGTGCGGAAAGACAATTGAAAGCAACGAGCTCATGGGTCTCCCAGGGATCAGGTGCCCTGTGTGCGGCCACAGGATCCTCTACAAGTCTAGGTCTCCAATCATCAGGGAGATAAAGGCGCGCTGA
- the speB gene encoding agmatinase, producing the protein MTDTPFYLDAQPVYFGGFKREYADADFALFGVPFDCTSSFRPGSRFGPDAIREASANIETWSWRTGIDFEDVKVHDLGNVSVVYGDASETIRRVSDTIEDINSTRKVPVMLGGEHLVTLGAAKALKDCTFVSFDAHFDLRDEYLSNKLSHACVMRRIIEEEGKDRVILCGVRATFGEEVRWVKDNGIRYITSGDLLREGVNSSSLWLKEQLKNSDKIYISIDMDVIDPAYAPGVGNPEPEGIAPSLLLDILAETIDERVVGFDLVEVVPHYDNGRTAILASKMIFEICTMIKQARH; encoded by the coding sequence ATGACCGACACTCCATTCTACCTAGACGCCCAGCCCGTTTATTTTGGAGGTTTCAAGAGGGAATACGCAGATGCAGATTTTGCACTGTTTGGAGTCCCCTTCGATTGCACATCCAGCTTCAGACCAGGTTCTAGGTTCGGCCCCGACGCGATAAGAGAGGCGTCGGCTAATATCGAGACTTGGTCCTGGAGGACGGGCATCGATTTTGAGGATGTGAAGGTCCACGATCTGGGCAACGTCTCAGTAGTGTACGGAGACGCTTCTGAGACGATCAGGAGGGTTTCAGACACGATCGAGGACATAAACTCGACGAGGAAAGTGCCTGTGATGTTGGGAGGCGAGCACCTTGTCACACTGGGCGCCGCGAAGGCCTTGAAGGACTGTACATTCGTCTCCTTTGATGCACACTTCGACCTCCGAGACGAATACTTGTCAAATAAGCTTTCCCATGCATGCGTGATGAGGCGCATCATAGAAGAAGAAGGAAAGGACAGGGTCATCCTCTGCGGTGTGAGAGCGACTTTTGGGGAAGAGGTCCGATGGGTCAAGGATAACGGAATAAGGTACATCACCTCAGGGGACTTGTTGAGAGAAGGCGTCAACTCCTCATCTTTGTGGCTTAAGGAGCAACTCAAGAACAGTGACAAAATATACATCAGTATTGATATGGATGTGATTGATCCAGCTTATGCGCCTGGGGTCGGAAACCCAGAGCCTGAAGGGATCGCTCCGAGCCTGCTCCTCGATATCCTGGCTGAGACCATAGACGAAAGGGTTGTGGGGTTTGACCTAGTCGAGGTCGTGCCACATTATGACAATGGAAGGACGGCCATCCTGGCATCCAAGATGATCTTCGAGATCTGTACAATGATAAAACAGGCACGGCACTAA
- the glyS gene encoding glycine--tRNA ligase, which translates to MDKYDKIVELGRRRGFFWPSSEIYGGVAGFLDFGPMGAMLKRNIERRWREVFIHRHHGLVYEIETPVIMPAKVFEASGHVENFTDVIVECMRCHKRFRADHLILEQVGEVKGIEGMTTEELDALISEKNVRCSDCQGQLSKISRFNLLFRTNIGPYTENVAYLRPEAAQGMFVNFKGIFNSMRERLPMGLAQIGKVARNEISPRQGPIRLREFTIMEVEFFFDPRSPECSLIDEVADVKLRLLTEEMVASKASEPIVVSVSEALNEGYIKTEWLAYFMALSTKFISELGAPVESQMFIGKPPEERAHYSAQTFDQLVKLERWGWVEVSGHAYRTDYDLSRHMQHSGQDMSVFRKFDAPRRVKVLSAKPKVDAISADHGKNTGRVLSLIKGTDASSLRSKLSSGPVEIEGLLIKSEYVEFFEKEELQTGERFIPHVAEPSFGADRLTYLALECAYSEREDRVVLRLPPSIAPVYVSVFPLVNRDGIREKAYCIYRSLKEAGLIAEFDDSGSIGRRYARADEIGCPFAVTVDYQSLQDDTVTLRLRDTWEQRRIPSGELKGFLQEFLSMR; encoded by the coding sequence ATGGACAAATACGATAAAATAGTTGAACTGGGCAGGAGGAGGGGTTTCTTCTGGCCTTCTTCCGAGATTTATGGCGGTGTCGCAGGCTTTCTGGACTTCGGCCCAATGGGTGCGATGCTCAAACGCAACATCGAGAGGCGCTGGAGGGAGGTTTTCATACACCGGCACCATGGCCTGGTCTATGAAATTGAGACACCTGTGATAATGCCCGCCAAAGTATTCGAGGCATCAGGGCATGTTGAGAATTTTACCGACGTAATCGTGGAGTGTATGAGGTGCCACAAGAGATTCAGGGCGGATCACCTCATACTTGAGCAGGTCGGCGAGGTTAAGGGAATAGAAGGGATGACGACTGAGGAGCTCGATGCCCTGATATCGGAAAAGAACGTGAGGTGCTCTGATTGCCAGGGCCAGCTGAGCAAGATCTCGAGGTTCAACCTTCTCTTCAGGACCAATATTGGCCCTTACACCGAGAATGTCGCCTACCTGAGGCCTGAGGCTGCACAAGGCATGTTTGTCAATTTCAAGGGAATTTTCAACTCAATGAGGGAACGCCTTCCCATGGGGTTGGCGCAGATAGGTAAGGTGGCGAGGAACGAGATCTCGCCGAGACAGGGCCCTATAAGGCTACGGGAGTTCACAATAATGGAGGTCGAGTTCTTCTTCGACCCAAGATCCCCTGAATGCTCCCTAATAGATGAAGTGGCGGACGTGAAGCTGAGGCTCCTCACCGAGGAAATGGTGGCTTCCAAGGCATCGGAACCAATAGTGGTTTCTGTCTCCGAGGCACTCAATGAAGGCTATATCAAGACCGAGTGGCTCGCCTATTTCATGGCACTCTCGACGAAGTTCATCTCCGAGCTCGGCGCACCTGTGGAGTCGCAGATGTTCATCGGAAAGCCCCCAGAAGAGCGGGCACACTACTCTGCCCAAACCTTCGATCAGCTGGTCAAGCTTGAGCGATGGGGTTGGGTGGAGGTCTCGGGACACGCTTATCGGACTGACTACGACCTCTCACGCCACATGCAGCACAGCGGCCAGGACATGTCCGTCTTCAGGAAGTTCGATGCCCCTAGGAGAGTGAAGGTGCTTTCCGCTAAGCCCAAGGTAGATGCAATAAGTGCGGATCACGGGAAGAATACGGGCAGGGTGCTCTCTCTAATAAAGGGTACAGATGCTTCATCGCTTCGGTCGAAGCTTTCCTCAGGCCCTGTTGAGATCGAAGGGTTGCTGATCAAGTCAGAATACGTCGAGTTCTTCGAGAAGGAAGAGCTGCAGACCGGTGAGCGATTTATTCCGCACGTAGCGGAACCTTCCTTCGGTGCTGATAGACTGACTTACCTCGCGCTCGAGTGCGCTTACTCCGAGCGTGAAGACAGGGTCGTGCTTAGGCTACCCCCCTCTATTGCGCCGGTCTACGTCTCGGTCTTCCCGCTTGTCAACCGTGACGGGATAAGGGAGAAGGCATACTGCATATACCGCAGCCTGAAAGAAGCAGGTCTGATTGCCGAATTCGACGACTCCGGATCGATCGGCAGGCGCTACGCAAGGGCAGACGAGATAGGATGCCCGTTCGCGGTAACTGTTGATTATCAGAGCCTCCAGGACGACACTGTAACACTCAGGCTCCGGGATACATGGGAGCAGCGGAGGATCCCTTCAGGTGAGCTCAAGGGCTTCCTTCAGGAATTCCTCTCAATGCGTTAG
- a CDS encoding FAD-dependent oxidoreductase: MECDVLIIGAGPAGLSAAIYSSRQGLRTIVLEEGVIGGRATYAHMIDNYPGFPEGISGTDLIARFARQAEKFGSTIRPGEGAKEIKIAGETKEVVTSNEHYISKSLIIATGLRQKKLQIPGEEKLLGRGVSYCATCDGFFFRNKRVAVIGGGNEAASDLLYLSSLAGRIIWLVGGEGITAEDNYLAKIKESGIEPLAGVKIVELLGKEKLEGIMIERAGIREKLLVDGVFIAIGSVPTVEILKKAGIEVDDKGFIKTNEETETNIAGVFAAGDCTGKTHQVILAAGQGALAGIKASSYAKMKR; this comes from the coding sequence ATGGAGTGCGACGTGCTTATTATTGGCGCAGGTCCTGCCGGGCTCTCGGCTGCGATCTATTCTTCAAGACAGGGGCTCAGAACGATCGTACTGGAGGAGGGGGTAATAGGCGGCAGGGCCACATATGCCCATATGATCGACAACTATCCGGGGTTCCCAGAAGGGATCTCTGGGACGGACCTGATAGCCAGGTTTGCAAGACAAGCCGAGAAGTTCGGATCAACGATTAGACCAGGAGAAGGTGCTAAAGAAATCAAAATCGCGGGGGAGACCAAGGAAGTCGTTACCTCCAACGAACACTACATTTCCAAGTCACTGATCATTGCCACGGGGCTAAGGCAGAAGAAGTTGCAGATACCGGGGGAGGAGAAGCTCCTCGGGAGGGGCGTTTCATACTGCGCCACCTGTGACGGATTTTTCTTCAGGAACAAGCGCGTGGCGGTGATCGGCGGAGGTAACGAGGCTGCAAGCGACCTCCTTTACCTCTCATCCCTCGCCGGAAGGATAATTTGGCTTGTCGGAGGGGAGGGGATAACCGCCGAGGATAACTATCTGGCAAAGATCAAAGAGAGCGGGATCGAGCCTCTCGCAGGCGTGAAAATCGTGGAATTGCTGGGCAAAGAGAAGTTAGAAGGAATTATGATTGAGAGGGCAGGGATTAGGGAAAAACTGCTGGTGGACGGAGTGTTCATAGCTATAGGCTCGGTCCCTACGGTCGAGATCCTTAAGAAGGCAGGGATAGAAGTAGACGATAAGGGGTTCATAAAGACCAACGAAGAAACGGAAACTAACATAGCCGGAGTTTTTGCAGCAGGCGATTGCACCGGAAAGACACACCAAGTGATCTTGGCTGCTGGCCAGGGTGCGCTTGCGGGGATTAAGGCTTCATCTTATGCAAAAATGAAAAGGTGA
- a CDS encoding DUF47 family protein → MTYQKELSDLENKAYRKSLDLLADHARKVQDVVRSLVLMIDDYASSRGNIEEYYETVSRQEEEADEIKMELIDTLTKSAPGLLYREDFLRLMFNVEKIAEFAQTISRLILNLSKNNIRVDPAIAEGLISLANESLSAYEKLRNCILALAMNPIYALKLVGDVHSAENKVDLMQQDLDLRIIMNVKDQGFMLICRDLVANLEHMVDTMRDASDDVRVLALHRVL, encoded by the coding sequence TTGACCTATCAAAAAGAGCTTAGCGATCTCGAGAACAAAGCCTACCGAAAGTCGCTTGATCTCCTTGCCGACCACGCAAGGAAAGTTCAGGATGTTGTAAGATCCTTGGTGTTAATGATAGACGATTATGCTTCATCGAGGGGAAACATAGAAGAATACTACGAGACGGTCTCCAGACAAGAGGAGGAAGCAGACGAGATAAAGATGGAGCTGATCGATACGCTGACAAAGTCGGCCCCCGGCCTCCTTTACAGGGAGGACTTTCTGAGGCTAATGTTCAATGTTGAGAAGATCGCCGAATTCGCCCAGACAATTTCAAGGCTCATACTCAACCTCTCCAAGAACAACATCAGAGTAGATCCGGCGATTGCAGAGGGGCTGATCTCGCTTGCCAACGAGTCCTTGTCTGCATATGAAAAACTCAGGAATTGTATCTTGGCATTGGCTATGAATCCAATCTATGCGTTGAAGCTGGTTGGTGATGTCCACTCGGCGGAAAACAAGGTCGACCTGATGCAGCAGGATCTCGATCTCCGGATCATAATGAACGTAAAGGACCAGGGCTTTATGCTGATCTGCAGAGACTTAGTTGCCAATCTCGAGCATATGGTAGACACCATGAGGGACGCGTCAGACGACGTCAGGGTGTTGGCTCTGCACCGCGTTCTCTGA
- the endA gene encoding tRNA-intron lyase gives MAHSLPVATIIGSRIIVLSKPLGAKLYKEGFFGKPVNIHKPKDTEVDAPLELSLFEANYLLEKGRISVESGGRLVSQEELVAFSRENFRLFDELYAVYKDLREKGYVVRPGMKFGSDFAVYEYGPGIDHAPFVIHVLPSSAEVDPIEIVRAGRLSHTVRKKFILATLDKSRGKVLYFMFMWWKA, from the coding sequence ATGGCACACTCCCTGCCAGTGGCGACAATAATCGGCTCCCGGATCATAGTTCTGTCAAAACCCTTGGGAGCAAAGCTCTACAAAGAGGGTTTTTTTGGAAAGCCGGTAAACATCCACAAGCCAAAGGACACGGAAGTCGACGCACCACTCGAGCTATCCCTATTCGAAGCGAACTACCTCCTAGAGAAAGGTCGGATATCGGTCGAGTCGGGCGGTCGTTTGGTCTCACAAGAGGAGCTGGTTGCGTTCTCAAGGGAAAATTTCAGGCTTTTCGACGAGCTCTACGCTGTTTACAAGGACTTGCGTGAGAAGGGGTATGTCGTAAGGCCTGGCATGAAGTTCGGATCTGATTTCGCAGTGTACGAGTACGGCCCAGGCATCGACCATGCCCCTTTTGTTATACATGTGCTCCCGAGCTCGGCAGAAGTCGATCCGATCGAGATCGTCAGGGCAGGACGCCTTTCACATACCGTGAGGAAGAAGTTCATACTTGCAACTCTGGACAAGTCTAGAGGCAAGGTGCTGTACTTTATGTTCATGTGGTGGAAGGCCTAG
- a CDS encoding adenosylhomocysteinase, producing the protein MESKVKDHGLAGSGRSLLRWAEDHMPVLMSIRRRFSEEKPLRGVTIAACLHVTKETGVLIRALVEGGAKVALAGSNPLSTQDEVAAALADEGVMVFAWRGQTREEYYGCLKEVLKTEPRITMDDGADLVTILHSGEGRISRVIGGTEETTTGVVRLKAMAANGVLRYPVIAVNNAETKWDFDNVYGTGQSTLDGIMRATNVLLAGKNFVVAGYGHCGRGLANRARGMGAKVIVTEVDPMKALKALMDGFDVMPMDEAAKIGDIFVTATGNKSVIRREHLRIMKNGAILANTGHFNVEIDTCALGEEATETRRLRQNVDEYLMKDGRKIYLLAEGRLVNLAAAEGHPSEVMDMSFANQALSVEFIVKEGGSLKPDVYDVPKEIDREVARLKLETMGVRIDTMTKEQEAYVRGWSEGTE; encoded by the coding sequence TTGGAGTCAAAGGTCAAGGATCATGGACTTGCAGGGAGCGGAAGGAGCCTCCTCAGATGGGCAGAGGACCACATGCCTGTCCTGATGAGCATAAGGAGAAGGTTCTCTGAAGAAAAACCGCTCAGAGGTGTGACGATCGCTGCTTGCCTGCATGTAACGAAGGAAACCGGAGTCCTGATCAGGGCTCTCGTCGAGGGAGGGGCCAAGGTTGCACTTGCAGGGTCAAACCCGCTCTCGACTCAGGACGAGGTGGCGGCAGCACTGGCGGATGAGGGCGTAATGGTCTTCGCCTGGAGGGGGCAGACGAGGGAAGAGTACTACGGTTGCCTGAAGGAAGTGCTCAAGACCGAGCCCAGGATAACGATGGACGACGGTGCGGATCTCGTCACAATTCTCCACTCCGGAGAGGGCCGGATCTCAAGGGTAATCGGGGGGACGGAAGAGACCACCACCGGAGTCGTAAGGCTGAAGGCGATGGCGGCAAACGGGGTGCTGAGGTACCCAGTAATAGCGGTGAACAATGCTGAGACGAAGTGGGACTTTGATAACGTCTATGGGACGGGGCAGAGCACACTTGATGGGATTATGAGGGCCACAAATGTCCTGCTCGCCGGAAAGAATTTTGTAGTCGCAGGCTACGGCCACTGTGGCAGGGGGCTAGCCAACAGGGCAAGAGGGATGGGAGCCAAGGTTATCGTCACAGAGGTTGACCCGATGAAGGCGCTCAAGGCATTGATGGACGGGTTCGACGTGATGCCCATGGACGAAGCCGCCAAGATAGGGGACATATTCGTCACCGCAACAGGCAATAAAAGTGTGATCAGGAGGGAACACCTAAGGATAATGAAGAATGGGGCAATACTGGCGAATACAGGGCACTTCAATGTGGAGATAGACACCTGTGCGCTTGGTGAGGAGGCCACTGAGACTAGGCGCCTCAGGCAGAATGTCGATGAGTACCTGATGAAGGACGGTAGAAAGATCTACCTCTTGGCGGAGGGGAGGCTCGTCAACCTTGCTGCAGCAGAGGGGCACCCGAGCGAGGTGATGGACATGAGCTTTGCCAATCAGGCACTTTCCGTTGAGTTCATAGTCAAAGAAGGGGGGAGCCTAAAACCAGACGTATACGACGTGCCCAAAGAGATCGACAGAGAGGTAGCCAGGCTCAAGCTGGAGACAATGGGAGTGAGAATCGACACGATGACCAAGGAACAGGAGGCCTATGTAAGGGGATGGAGTGAAGGTACGGAGTGA